Genomic segment of Benincasa hispida cultivar B227 chromosome 1, ASM972705v1, whole genome shotgun sequence:
gtaaacaccggtcgcatatatcacaaatgcaACACATTAATGacaacagtccctgtgttcgacctcggatcactctaagaaacttgcgttggaattatacttggttccagcgcaaggaaacttgtgacaacgcatagcatactacaaacatttcattaataacacatacatgtagaagtagtatcgcataaagtatgcatgagcaacaacacaacataagattacattttgcgttacaagtttatggcaacatgagcttgtagcacatcatcatgcATGCACGTTACATTCACCACATTtcaagtcaacaagtttatggcgtcgtcgCCGGGGACATGAACTTGCATTCCATCCATCCATGAGTAGTGTGAATAATCGTACTTAGTATAAGACCACATCTTATGTCAACAGTTACCTATCATATGGTCTGTAGCGCCAAAGTCAATGACCCATTTTGACGTGGAGGAAAGAAGACATTTAGAAATGTTACCTGTCTCTGCGATGGTCGTAATGGGAGTAGAAGATGATGCCCTTAATGACTCCTGATACTGCTGAAATTTAGCAAATTCCTCTGTAGAAATCGTAATTGACTTGTCAAGATTATCAGGAGTAGAGGGACATGTGCAGAGGGTGATGGCATCCTCTGACCCTTATTCAGCAATCTTTTGCATTCATGTTTCGTATGGCTAGGTTTATGATAATAATAGCAAACAACACCTCCTGGATTTGATCTCCATGAATAGTTGttggatccattcaacttgtgtTCAGTTACTTTTGACACCATATGAACAATCTCAGACATTACTAGTTTCTTATCAGCCATTACCTCAAAAAATAGACACCGGACAGCAAaaaatcaaaccctaatttaccaAAGAGATGTCTATACAAGCAGTGAGTATATCTATATGTCCCAAACAAACACACCACCAAGAAGAGCCAACAACACTGAGGAAACCCACAGAAGACGGACGAAAAACGACGACACACGTGCCTACACGCACCGGCGCGTGGACGAATGGTAAGATGAAGCAACGGCGCATGAGCCTCACGCGCTGGTCAGATGGAAACCGgactttggggttttgtagatcGACGGTTGGGCTCCTCGTTGGACTGGGCAATGTcgaaaaaaacaacatttttttttccagcgACGGCTAACGAACCGAAGACGGCAACTGTGAGCAAAAGTGTAAACTCACCTCTCCACAAAACCCTAGACGTATCACAAATGGGTTCTAAATTCTCAAACTCTAAGGTTCACAAAACCCTAAGTTTGTTTagagagctctgataccatattaaagAGTATGAGGCTCCATCTCAATGAAGACTAAAGTATGCTCAAGGATTAACATTATTTTCTTATgacactttttattttttgtagtctagcttttttttttttttttgtgacattatttgttaattacattttaaatgtaGGAATGAATAATACTCACAATTAAGGATGGGATGATGCCAAGAAAGGAGAAAGATTTGAATGTGAAGTCATCGGTGAAGAGAGAAAGACGAACAAACTTTATTTAATTGTATAAGACATTTATCTTTAATTGACTTCCTTAAtcaaactttatttaattttaagttgtaatcttatttaattgatttgtgagtttttaaattgtgtttatttcatagatGAGTCTATTATATTTTGTGGactagtcaaattttaaatacaatcacttgaattaaaaaaatgaggaatccgataaatttatttaatagatTTATGAGCTTCTAAATTgtgtttattaaatatattagttattaaaatttgtttattttttgtggattaatcaaattttaaataaaatcacttcaattaaaaaaatggtgaaTCCCTGCAGGGATTTAATAGGGGATTTCCCGCGAAGAATTAATAGGAGAATCCCTGCGGGGAAACGGGGAATGGGCCCTGCGGGGACCCCGTTCCCCCAATGGAGAATCCCCGCCCCCGTCCCTGCCTTGAAAGCGGGGACGGGGGCGAGGATGGGGGGAATTTCCCCCACGGGGCCAAGGACAGGGGACCCTCTCCCCCCACCCCATCCCgaccccgttgccaaccctacaACTCAGTACCCCaaacatatataataattaccaactcaactctgcaccccaaatataaataatttaactctccagatGAGTTAACTCTCTagacaataattatcaactcaactttgtGCTTTTATTGCATGCCAAACACTCCAAGATGCACAAAACCAAACCAGTGTAAATAAATATACACCGAaagataaaaatacaaaatcaaattCATGAGAATGCCCTCACGAAATCGATTCTATAGGAGCAGTTAAACGTAGTACCTCTGAAGATACCATAAGCCATCCGTTAGTTGTGTATGGTTTACTTCTAATTCTCTATTTCGAACCTCTCATGTTGTTTCGTTACACAGCTTACAGCTGACTTACAGCTGATCACAGCAGCTCTTAACACTAACGCTTCATGCCACTTGAATACTGAGACTGCCATCAATATTCATCTTCATTTCAACTACTGCTAATTCAAGGTTAGCCTGCAAGAGGATTAGCATGTATCGTCACTCGATTGAGCCTGATCTCTGCGAGAGGACGATCACCTGGTCCAGTTTGTGTCTGCACTAAGCAATGCATCAGCTTGAGACATATACGCAGATACTAAGAATGTAAACATTTATAACAATTGAGGTACAAAAGATAAACATCGATACATTAAGACCCCGTCCAGTAACCATTTGTTTTCTGAAAACTAAGTTTATTAcctctcaatttcttatcatggtttagccaaatttcaaaaacatattttttttttttatttttcaaaacttagttttattttttaaaacattgggagaaagtagataataaatcaAGAAATTAAGAGGTAAAAGAGAaacataggcttaattttaaaaaaattaaaataaaaaatcaaagggTTACAAAAACATGTCTAATCAGGTCTAAAGAATTCTGTAACTGAAAACTATACAagtattaaatttatacttcaGATCATTCATTAGAAGCTACCTGCAAAATATGCATGAATCTTCTCTAGCTAACAATTTAAAACttctttataaagaaaaagaaaggcagAATggctttctttaaaaaaattgagtgCCCGGCCTGCTCATAGGCAATTCAACTAATTGCCCAAGCTAATTACTTAACCTAACAACAGTGTCAAAAAACCCAAAGCATATTATCCTACATAGCTAAGCTGCTTATCAAAGCTGAATCCATGACTTTAGACACACCCTAGATTTGCAACTCATTCTTTTGACTGATGATGCAGGACCAGCTCAAAGTGGTTAAACTGATGCAATTTGATTTGCATAGGCCATGTTTAAGTGAACACTGCTGGATTAGTGAACGAGGCAGCCACTGAGTGCATAGGAGGGAGAAGAGGCAGCAAAAAGGGAGGGAAAAAATCTCCCCAAATTAACGTACCTTTTCCATGATGTCAAGTACTTCGAACCCATGAATCACTCGGCCGAAAACAGTATATAGTCCATTTAAATGTGGCTGCTTTGCATAAGTTATAAAAAATTGGCTTCCATTCGTATTCGCTCCACTATTAGCCATTGATAATATCCCTCTTGCATTGTGCTGTAAAACCAGAACAGAGAAAGTCACTTTTAGAATAAGAATCAGGTTAGATAATATTAACAGCTTGGGATCAAAGTGAGCATAGCTTAGTGGTAATTGACACATATTACCTCCCTTGAAATTGGAGGTTCAAATCCCCATTCCcccattctatatatatatatatatatatatattaacagcTTGGGACAGGAAGGCTAATcgaattttcaatttgaacctCAGCTTCACCAGCATGGTTAAGAATGCAAAGGTTGTAGAATAAGCATGTCTCCCATTGTATTTAAGTCAGACCAAGAAGCTCAAGTGTAATTAAACTGCTACATCACATGGTGTACATCTCATTACATACCTTGAGTGACTCTTTTATCTCGTCATTAAACTTCTTGCCCCATATGCTGGTTCCCCCTTTTCCTGTGCCGGTTGGGTCTCCACCTTGTATCATAAAACCTTTGATATTGCGATGGAATATGGTTCCATCATAGTAACCACTTGCACACAATGCCAAAAAGTTCTACACCCAGTAGAATATTGGAATCATCAGTACACGAAAGTTTGAAAACCAAAGACTTTGCTAACTATCTATTGCCAAGCCAATCCAACATACATAAGTAGCAAGTACGTAATCTAAGACCAATGAGAATTCATCAATAACACCTCAGTGTAATCACCAATATATGGCATATCAATATTACTCTGGTTAGGTGAACTATGCTAGCCGCCATTCATTTGAAACAACGAAGAGGAAATGCACCAAACTTTCATTACTGACATATTTCAAAAGAAGTCAATCAAGTGTTAGCTGTAAATGGCTGCCTCGATACAATCAAGCCATTTGCCAAGAAACTACTTACAATCATCATTAGTTATTCCATGATCATAGATTTCTATACCAAAACTAATTGGCAATGGGAGGAATAAGAAGAGTAGcccatatattaattaatatttccGGTGTGGGATGCTCAACATTAGTATTTCTTGATTATTACCCACCATATTGTGAAACAGAAGAAAAATGACAAGCCATAAACCTCTAACCATCAGCAAAAGCTGCATGCTCGAGGTTTTGTAGAACTTCTAGTTAAATGCAATTGCAGATAGCCCTTTCAGCAATGCAGTGGTTGCAAAAGCTAATAAAACCGCTGATAACGACGTTTTCACAAAAAATTACAACCTAGTTCCTTGAGTATGCACTTTATGTCGATGAATTAAGCTCTAGTCGCGACTAACcaccatgaaaatctaagaaaagtctgatgatcTTGGCGGATATGAAGGATGGATGAAATCAAATTACCACTTAATAGTAGGCAATAACTTCTTGCATAAACTAGAACAGTTTTCGCAACATGGAGTAAAATCAATAGCAGAAAAGACGAGCGAAGAACTTGCCTCGGCAGACTTCGGGACTTCATCGCAGAAAATCTCGCACTTGATGTCTCCGAGATTTGTGTGCAAAGTAACAGACTGTGAACGCAAATGGAAAGAGGGAATTCAGAGGCCCGTAATGAAATTCCATCATAAACAGATAatcgaaagaagaagaagacaaggTGTTCGACAGAATGACCAGGAGAAAATACCCACCATTTTCACAGCTGCTTTGCGAACTTGCGGTTCTGGTTCCAAAAATCGTAATGAAAACgcaaattggaaaattaaatgTAAATGTGTACGGATGGTCTCTTTTTGAGGGGCTATGAAATTTGGcctatagtttaaaaaaaaagtgataaaaaaatgactttttagTGAAAGTACTATTTTATCCCTAGACCATGGCTTGGAGttcaaacaaattttcatttcttctcctCATTTCTTTCTCTCGCTTCTTCCTTTCGCTCCTTATCGGAtccaattgtaaatttttttattctttttcttcattcaaattctcTTTTTTGCTTCTTTGCTTTTTTCGCTCCTTCTCTTTTTCCTAATTTCGATCcttaggaagaagaaaaatgcagaagaaaaaaatatagaaataatagaaaaagaagaaacgtGAGGAGAAAGAAGTAGAAGaagctgcaaagaaaaaaagaaagaaaagaaacaagcgaagaagaagacgacCACGTAGGAAAAAgcgccaaaaaaaaaaaaaacaagtataaGAAGTGAGAGGAGGAAATTCAAAACGAGAGAAATGAATAAGAATTCATAAGAACACCAAGTCTCTCGCACGTTCTGGGGTCAAATAGGTAATTTCGCATGCAGCTGACATAAGTAAAATGTCATTTTTCGAGTGTTTTTTAAACTCAAGCCATATTTCATTTGGGCCTCTAAAAATGAGTCAtcaatataattttgaattttcctaaaaataaaaataaattcaccGTAACACAACTCGATATATGTACACATatgttatatatacatataagatGTCAAATGattattagatattttaaagatttttttaaatataagaaaatgagccaacttatttacaaatatagcaaaatattattGTCAGTGATAGATATtgtctattagtatctatcactgatagacagtgacattttactatacttgaaaatatttttaacaattttcccatttaaaacaattactctATTCTATTTTAACATTACAATATGTGTAAtaaatctttaatatttttaaaatttttgaaaagtaaattaaaagcaatatATATTAGATCattaaacatttatttttatgttcaATAGATTCATGAATTTTAAGATGTTGAATGGATCATAGACATATTAAACACAACTTTAAACTTCAATGACTTATTAGatacataattgaaaattttaaagtctTATATGAACTTTTAGGGGCATTTGAGGTAAATACtatcctaagactataataactagCTATTGCtacattaaatattattttatattatctaattagctatggtcaacactatttcaaaacccctAATTTGTTATCATGTTTACTATTTGCTAcacctttttattattttatattcatcagtttttttttttttcgctaCAACATTTatcatttcctttttaaattaaaatagtttacacctcgaatacatactattataatccaaattaaaataatctacacctcaAACATAAACTATTATAACACAACTATATAATCtagaactataataaccaactctcTACTTCAAATGTATCTTTGATGTTGAATGACTTATTATacctaaataaaaaagaattctagtgtttttttaattaaaaaaaaaatgggaccAACATGAcgcaaatttaattttattaaaaaaaattacaattattattaacaataaaaacataaacttCCAAAGAAGTTGTTATTTAACCCttttttcaattgattttgTTTAGAGTAATCACGCAAAGGCAGTAGATGATTCTTCTTATTACCTTTTAGAGAGATTATTATTTAGCTATTattcatcatatttatatttaaaatttgaaactgCTAAGTTTGACGCCTAAAATTTTAGAAAGGTTTCGATTAAGtatgtatgttttttaaatCGTTGACCTTTGAGCTTGAGCATAATTTTGtgttcaatatatatttatagtgaatTTTGTTGATTCCAAAGAATTTCAACTAAGTTTAGAAGTTTATCCATTTGCGAGCGAATATTTACTCTTTTTATATGTGTTTCGGTTTTCGATTTAGTTAGTTTATAAATTATCCCTTCCTGAAATTGGATGCATTATAAATATCTGTCATCACCCATAAACTATTACTTTATAAAACTTCACCGATTAAGTATACGGACATaatatctaaattttcaatCAAGAGAACATAAGTTTTTGCAATAATAGATAAATAACTTATAAACTTcacaataataattataaaataaatctaatatgTTTTGGGGTTAATCCTGCAATTCGTCCCTAAAAAAGACGGTTAATTTTACAATTTGAGTGATTAACTTCTAAATACGTCggaaatgtatatatttatatggaaaaattattaaataaaaaacccCTAACAAACACTGTATTTAAAATCATCGATTGTCTTTACTTTGTGCCATGCGTAATTATtctgtaatttttataatattttatttaaatttatactaGAATTGCAAGATattttttaatagatttattTATTGTGAAATAAAGGAGCACaacgaatttggagaaaatataatataataatatataagtataataatgaataaatataatataataataaaataactaaaattatgaaaatttagtgaaattttgGGGTGGATTCTCACCAAATATATGTGTTTTTAAGAtctaccaaatgtcactatttataggcaaagtggtaAGTATGATTGGTTTTACATGGATaccaagcatgaataactataagccacatggacaacatgaaaatTGACACACGACTTTTAGGATACTAAGCAATGgacatttatttgtttttttaatatttataatactccatattagatgcccatatatatatatatatatgtgaaatatgtctcattaaaatattactaggaaaaacccaatAGGAAAAAACCGTAGTGaaggaaaccaagcatgaataactataagccacatggacaacatgaaaatTGACACACGACTTTTAGGATACTAAGCAATGgacatttatttgtttttttaatatttataatactccatattagatgcccatatatatatatatatatatgaaatatgtctcattaaaatattactaggaaaaacccaatAGGAAAAAACcgtagtgaaggaaaaagaatacatatttcatataatatatactcctaaaagaatacaatatatttacccccttatgaaaacatcacttaagatcactaagtcgccgcattccaatgttgtacaccaatttttcaaaagttgtagttggtaatgcctttgtaaataagtcggTC
This window contains:
- the LOC120071761 gene encoding peptidyl-prolyl cis-trans isomerase CYP18-1; this translates as MKICLNSKPWSRDKIVLSLKSHFFITFFLNYRPNFIAPQKETIRTHLHLIFQFAFSLRFLEPEPQVRKAAVKMSVTLHTNLGDIKCEIFCDEVPKSAENFLALCASGYYDGTIFHRNIKGFMIQGGDPTGTGKGGTSIWGKKFNDEIKESLKHNARGILSMANSGANTNGSQFFITYAKQPHLNGLYTVFGRVIHGFEVLDIMEKTQTGPGDRPLAEIRLNRVTIHANPLAG